In one Nitrospira sp. CR1.1 genomic region, the following are encoded:
- a CDS encoding sigma-70 family RNA polymerase sigma factor, whose translation MCDTQTVANAPSIHEQEWAGLLARIAVGDQSALAELYDVSSAKVFGLAMKILGDHAAAEETTLDVYTQVWRRISTYDAERGTPGGWLMTLTKSRAIDRFRSSYLERGRHVPLEQAAELPGHEDTPEQYSAGLERQRFVQDALASLSVEQRQAIALAYYWGLSQSEIADHLKLPLGTVKTRMRLGMIKLREVLAPHGEGLLS comes from the coding sequence ATGTGTGACACCCAGACCGTGGCCAACGCACCATCGATTCATGAGCAGGAATGGGCGGGACTCCTCGCGCGTATTGCGGTCGGAGACCAATCCGCGCTGGCGGAGCTGTACGATGTCAGCAGCGCGAAGGTCTTCGGCCTGGCGATGAAGATTCTCGGGGATCATGCGGCCGCCGAGGAGACGACCCTGGATGTCTATACTCAGGTCTGGCGCCGGATCTCGACCTATGACGCGGAGCGAGGCACGCCGGGGGGGTGGCTCATGACGCTCACGAAGAGCCGAGCCATCGACCGGTTTCGGAGCAGCTATCTGGAGCGGGGCCGGCACGTTCCGCTCGAACAAGCGGCCGAGTTGCCGGGCCATGAGGACACGCCGGAACAATACAGCGCGGGATTGGAACGGCAACGTTTCGTGCAGGACGCATTGGCGAGCCTCTCCGTCGAACAGCGCCAGGCGATCGCGCTGGCCTACTATTGGGGCTTGAGTCAGAGTGAAATTGCCGATCACCTGAAGCTGCCGCTGGGGACAGTGAAGACGCGGATGAGGCTGGGGATGATCAAATTGCGCGAAGTGCTCGCGCCTCACGGGGAGGGGTTGCTGTCATGA
- a CDS encoding group 1 truncated hemoglobin, with translation MSHRIASLAMVFGLALTVSACNSMGSSPAGTAATEKSLYDRLGGKTAITAVVDDFVGRVAADSRINGKFANANIPRLKSMLVDQICQASGGPCTYTGRDMKSTHAGMGVSSSDFDALVGDLVATLNKFKVPEKEKNELLGALGPMKGDIVEKPMASMR, from the coding sequence ATGTCTCACCGCATTGCATCACTCGCCATGGTCTTCGGTCTTGCGCTGACCGTCTCCGCTTGCAATAGCATGGGCTCGTCGCCAGCCGGTACGGCCGCCACGGAAAAATCCCTGTATGATCGCTTAGGCGGCAAAACCGCCATCACCGCTGTGGTCGATGATTTTGTCGGACGCGTGGCCGCCGACAGCCGCATCAACGGGAAGTTTGCCAACGCCAATATCCCACGTCTGAAGAGCATGCTGGTTGATCAGATTTGTCAGGCCTCCGGCGGCCCTTGCACCTACACCGGCCGCGACATGAAGAGCACCCACGCGGGTATGGGTGTCAGCAGCAGCGACTTCGATGCGCTGGTCGGCGACCTGGTCGCCACGCTGAACAAGTTCAAAGTGCCGGAGAAGGAGAAAAACGAGTTGCTGGGCGCGCTCGGCCCGATGAAGGGGGATATCGTCGAGAAGCCGATGGCCTCGATGCGGTAG
- a CDS encoding DUF488 family protein, with the protein MSQSLLTPTQRLWTIGHSTHSIEEFLALLQTHGVLRLVDIRRYPGSRRYPHFHSAALAKSVPMAGIRHEAMPRLGGRRTARSDSPNNGWKNAGFRGYADYMQTEEFERALGELMAHGEHERTAIMCAEAVPWRCHRSLVADALVSRGWEVTHILGAHQVKQHQLTTFAIVQSGHLIYPAPPDQRSTPLML; encoded by the coding sequence ATGAGCCAATCACTCCTCACTCCCACTCAACGACTCTGGACGATCGGTCACTCGACCCATTCAATCGAAGAGTTTCTCGCGCTCCTCCAAACCCACGGCGTCCTGCGGCTGGTGGATATCCGCCGCTACCCCGGTTCTCGGCGATATCCTCATTTTCATTCGGCTGCGTTGGCCAAGAGTGTTCCGATGGCGGGAATCCGGCATGAAGCAATGCCGAGGTTAGGCGGGCGTCGAACGGCACGATCCGATTCACCTAACAACGGCTGGAAGAACGCGGGCTTTCGAGGGTACGCCGACTACATGCAGACAGAAGAATTTGAGAGGGCACTCGGCGAGCTGATGGCCCATGGCGAGCATGAACGAACCGCCATCATGTGCGCAGAAGCCGTCCCCTGGCGTTGCCATCGCTCCCTGGTCGCTGATGCCCTTGTGTCACGCGGGTGGGAGGTCACCCATATTCTAGGTGCCCACCAGGTCAAGCAGCACCAACTCACGACATTCGCAATAGTCCAGTCCGGCCATCTGATTTATCCCGCGCCACCCGACCAGCGTTCCACTCCCCTGATGTTGTAG
- a CDS encoding restriction endonuclease, translating into MAIPDYQSVMLPLLRLASDGNEHTLREAVEELAERFNLTEGERKELLPSGSQFTFANRVGWARTYMNKAALLESTRRGYFRITQRGRDVLSKNLPELNVRFLGQFPEFIAFRTKHRDSEPANEPTETDSLQTPGELLESAYQKLREDLSSELLKTTKECSPAFFERLVIDVLVKMGYGGSRKEAGKAIGRSGDEGIDGIINEDRLGLDVIYLQAKRWQAPIGRPDIQKFAGALQGHRANKGIFITTSGFTREAEDYVAKINSKIVLIDGDQLSQLMIDHNVGVTSVTSYETKKIDSDYFIEG; encoded by the coding sequence ATGGCAATTCCTGACTACCAGTCCGTCATGCTTCCGCTCCTTCGTCTTGCTTCCGATGGGAACGAACACACATTGCGCGAGGCCGTTGAGGAATTGGCCGAACGATTCAACCTGACGGAGGGGGAAAGAAAAGAGTTACTGCCCAGTGGATCGCAATTCACCTTCGCTAACCGCGTTGGCTGGGCTCGAACCTATATGAATAAGGCAGCGCTACTGGAATCTACCCGCCGTGGGTACTTTCGGATCACCCAGCGAGGCCGGGACGTGCTCTCGAAAAACCTGCCAGAGCTCAACGTCAGATTCCTCGGTCAGTTCCCGGAGTTTATTGCATTCCGGACAAAACACCGGGATTCCGAGCCAGCCAACGAGCCGACCGAAACCGACAGCCTGCAGACACCGGGAGAACTTCTCGAAAGTGCCTATCAGAAACTGCGCGAGGATCTTTCTTCGGAATTGCTGAAAACCACAAAAGAATGTTCCCCGGCCTTCTTCGAGCGGCTGGTCATCGATGTGCTAGTGAAGATGGGGTATGGAGGTTCCCGCAAAGAAGCGGGAAAAGCAATCGGTCGCAGTGGGGACGAAGGAATCGATGGAATCATTAACGAAGACCGTCTAGGTCTTGATGTGATCTATCTCCAGGCCAAGCGTTGGCAAGCACCGATCGGCCGTCCCGACATTCAAAAATTTGCGGGCGCCTTACAAGGACATCGCGCGAACAAAGGCATCTTCATCACCACGTCCGGTTTCACTCGGGAGGCTGAAGACTATGTCGCCAAGATCAACTCAAAAATCGTTCTCATAGATGGGGACCAATTATCCCAGCTCATGATCGATCACAATGTTGGCGTCACATCAGTCACGTCGTATGAAACCAAGAAAATTGACAGCGACTACTTCATTGAAGGCTGA
- a CDS encoding DUF2784 family protein, with protein sequence MWYRVGADLVLLLHLGFVLFVIGGGVLLLKWRALAWLHVPAVAWGALIEFTGWICPLTPLEHDLRTLGGESAGGTDFIGRYLPPLLYPAALTREIQILLGLLVLLVNVMLYWLVFFRRPGGKP encoded by the coding sequence ATGTGGTATCGCGTCGGCGCCGACCTCGTCCTGCTGCTGCACCTGGGTTTTGTCCTCTTCGTGATCGGTGGCGGGGTGCTGCTGCTGAAATGGCGAGCCCTGGCGTGGCTCCATGTGCCGGCGGTGGCCTGGGGCGCCCTCATCGAGTTCACTGGCTGGATCTGTCCGCTGACGCCACTCGAGCATGATTTACGCACGCTGGGTGGTGAATCGGCGGGCGGAACCGACTTCATCGGCCGCTACCTTCCACCCCTGCTGTATCCCGCAGCACTGACGCGCGAGATTCAAATCCTGCTAGGTCTGCTCGTGCTGCTGGTGAACGTGATGCTGTACTGGCTGGTATTCTTCAGGCGCCCGGGTGGGAAACCGTAG
- a CDS encoding cyclic nucleotide-binding domain-containing protein, whose product MERSPSIPNKLWFLKHIRLFDGISPSAMHEMEKITRMEEVRKRQPLYLPGDPSSSVYLLKRGRVKIANTAANGKEVTFEIIEAGDVFGELDVLQDTPRSTSAEALDDALICVIPRKEFDQYLAMHPNVTINLTKLIGLRLKKIQSRVEDLVFRDVPARLAHLLSELGKSEGDPGPQGVRLKVKLTHQEMANLIGCSRETVSTTLGQFREEGLIHTEGRTVIILQPDALVRLAS is encoded by the coding sequence ATGGAACGGTCGCCATCCATTCCGAATAAGCTGTGGTTCCTGAAACACATTCGATTGTTTGACGGGATCTCTCCCTCAGCCATGCACGAGATGGAGAAGATCACCCGCATGGAAGAGGTCAGAAAACGGCAGCCGCTGTATCTTCCAGGTGATCCCAGCAGCAGCGTGTATTTGCTCAAGCGCGGCCGAGTTAAAATTGCCAATACGGCGGCAAATGGAAAGGAGGTCACCTTCGAGATCATCGAGGCCGGCGACGTGTTTGGAGAACTCGACGTGCTGCAGGATACTCCCAGGTCCACCTCAGCGGAGGCTCTCGACGATGCGTTGATCTGCGTGATTCCGCGCAAGGAATTTGATCAGTATTTGGCCATGCATCCGAATGTGACCATCAACCTGACGAAACTGATCGGACTCAGGTTGAAGAAGATCCAGAGTCGTGTGGAGGACCTGGTGTTCCGCGATGTGCCGGCCAGGCTGGCGCATCTCCTTTCGGAGTTGGGCAAGAGCGAAGGTGATCCGGGCCCGCAGGGAGTGCGTCTAAAGGTGAAGCTGACCCATCAGGAAATGGCCAATCTTATCGGCTGCAGCCGGGAAACGGTGAGCACAACGTTAGGGCAGTTCAGGGAAGAAGGGCTGATCCATACTGAGGGGCGCACGGTGATCATCCTTCAACCCGACGCGCTGGTGCGACTCGCCTCCTAA